In Myxococcota bacterium, a single genomic region encodes these proteins:
- a CDS encoding DUF4266 domain-containing protein has product MRASVLLLAVVLLGAVGCESVRPWERDVLARTDMAWDPDPLESALEKHIEFSKEGSLDGGAAGGGGCGCN; this is encoded by the coding sequence ATGCGTGCGTCCGTCCTGCTGCTGGCTGTGGTGCTCCTGGGTGCCGTGGGTTGTGAGTCCGTGCGTCCCTGGGAACGGGACGTCCTGGCCCGTACCGACATGGCATGGGATCCCGACCCGCTCGAGTCGGCACTCGAGAAGCACATCGAATTCAGCAAGGAAGGCTCGCTCGACGGCGGCGCCGCCGGCGGCGGCGGCTGCGGCTGCAACTAG
- a CDS encoding TlpA disulfide reductase family protein codes for MSNLPRRTSRSALAALALAVLLSASATQAVEAGETAPSFQLPGLTGGTVSLEEHRGKVVYLDFWASWCGPCAQALPALDALRQEFPEEDFQVVAINVDGTSAAAKKFLKRRPVGYPSGLDPKGETPAQFGVETMPTSFLIDRNGTVHHVHKGFRKQDVESLRKRIQALVAAGR; via the coding sequence GTGTCGAACCTCCCCCGCCGCACGTCTCGTTCCGCCCTTGCCGCTCTCGCGCTCGCGGTGCTCCTGAGCGCTTCCGCCACTCAGGCCGTCGAGGCCGGCGAGACGGCCCCGTCGTTCCAGCTGCCCGGCCTCACCGGCGGCACCGTGTCGCTCGAGGAGCATCGCGGGAAGGTCGTCTACCTCGATTTCTGGGCGTCCTGGTGCGGCCCCTGCGCCCAAGCGCTGCCGGCCCTCGACGCGCTCCGCCAGGAGTTCCCCGAAGAGGACTTCCAGGTCGTCGCCATCAACGTGGATGGGACGAGCGCGGCCGCGAAGAAGTTCTTGAAGCGCCGACCGGTCGGCTACCCGAGCGGCCTGGATCCCAAGGGGGAGACCCCGGCCCAGTTCGGGGTGGAAACCATGCCCACCTCGTTCTTGATCGATCGCAACGGAACCGTCCACCACGTCCACAAGGGCTTCCGCAAGCAGGACGTCGAGAGCCTGCGCAAGCGCATTCAGGCCCTCGTCGCGGCAGGACGATAG
- a CDS encoding thioredoxin family protein codes for MRSTPPRLLFAWLSSLVLCLWFGLAHADTHRTAEAHGAPEGGEDRLTARLWATPSEGAWRIGLELVPSPGWHVYWRNAGDTGLPPKVAWGLEGSDAAPEMGPLAWPAPEAFYDREIDLLSYGYARPVLLVSEARFPDDATAVVADVEALVCAHVCLPARFALRAPLSPAPAEVVARFDAESARVPLPSEAVGVSVRLVEPVATNAEGQLRARLRVEPCGSAEDCDWRAADGSFPFFPYASEAADWRASAATPVADGRAGAFEIALVGEPLDESALAPHPAGVLSLVDASGTPRSVEIDLREVPVATATALPAASDPTPGGLGEWLRALLLGWVGGLILNLMPCVLPVLAIKLAGLAQLAQGSHHEHRRHAAAYMAGIGLSMLALALVVLALRSAGHAVGWGFQLQEPGFLVAVSCLLVAFALNLFGGFEILVDTSRLSAIGSNAPGAGRSFFDGLLAVALATPCSAPFLGTAVGFAFASSAPVIITIFLSIGLGLATPFLLAAAFPGWARRMPRSGPWMSDLRGFLAFALLLTVVWLLWILGRASGPEAVIATLMLLVAVAFVGFLLGLLQRRGVSVSAAVFAVAMIAVTTAGIGAIDLTPQSRAEPEAPAIESALPYSADAVSASLAEGRPVFVYFTADWCVTCKVNEKGVLADPSLAETLSQLDYVVYRADWTRRDDRIRGALAALGKAGVPVYALYAPGAAAPRLLPELLTRDGLRTALREVAGAAPRS; via the coding sequence ATGCGAAGCACTCCCCCCCGACTTCTCTTCGCCTGGCTCTCGAGCCTCGTCCTGTGTCTGTGGTTCGGCCTGGCCCATGCGGACACGCATCGAACCGCCGAGGCCCATGGAGCCCCCGAAGGAGGCGAAGACCGCTTGACCGCGCGCCTCTGGGCAACCCCGAGCGAGGGCGCCTGGCGGATCGGCTTGGAACTCGTCCCCTCGCCCGGCTGGCACGTGTATTGGCGCAACGCCGGCGATACCGGTCTGCCGCCGAAGGTCGCGTGGGGCCTGGAAGGAAGCGACGCGGCGCCCGAAATGGGGCCGCTCGCGTGGCCCGCCCCGGAAGCCTTCTATGACCGTGAGATCGACCTGCTCTCCTACGGGTACGCGCGCCCCGTCTTGTTGGTGAGCGAAGCGCGCTTCCCCGACGACGCGACGGCCGTCGTCGCCGACGTCGAAGCACTGGTCTGTGCCCATGTCTGCCTCCCCGCCCGTTTCGCGTTGCGCGCACCGCTGTCGCCGGCGCCCGCCGAGGTGGTCGCGCGCTTCGACGCCGAGTCCGCGCGTGTGCCGCTTCCGTCCGAAGCGGTCGGCGTCTCGGTGCGCCTCGTCGAACCCGTGGCCACGAACGCCGAGGGCCAGCTGCGGGCGCGCTTGCGGGTGGAACCGTGCGGTAGCGCCGAGGACTGCGATTGGCGCGCCGCCGATGGGAGCTTCCCGTTCTTCCCCTACGCCAGCGAGGCAGCCGATTGGCGCGCGAGCGCAGCCACGCCGGTCGCGGATGGCCGCGCCGGAGCGTTCGAGATCGCACTCGTCGGGGAGCCGCTCGACGAAAGCGCCCTCGCCCCCCACCCGGCCGGTGTCCTGTCCCTGGTCGATGCGAGCGGCACCCCCCGCAGCGTCGAGATCGACCTGCGCGAAGTGCCGGTCGCGACGGCCACCGCACTGCCGGCCGCGAGTGATCCCACCCCAGGAGGGCTCGGCGAGTGGCTGCGTGCGCTGCTGCTCGGCTGGGTCGGAGGCCTGATCCTCAATCTCATGCCCTGCGTGTTGCCGGTGCTCGCGATCAAGCTCGCCGGGCTGGCGCAGCTCGCCCAGGGCTCGCACCACGAGCATCGACGCCACGCCGCGGCCTACATGGCGGGCATCGGCCTCTCGATGCTGGCGCTCGCCCTGGTGGTGCTCGCGCTGCGCTCCGCCGGCCATGCGGTCGGCTGGGGCTTCCAGCTCCAGGAGCCCGGCTTCCTGGTCGCCGTCTCGTGCCTGCTGGTCGCCTTTGCGCTGAACCTGTTCGGTGGCTTCGAAATTCTCGTCGACACGTCGAGGCTCAGCGCCATCGGCAGCAACGCCCCGGGCGCCGGTCGGAGCTTCTTCGACGGACTGCTCGCCGTGGCGCTCGCGACACCCTGCTCCGCCCCCTTCCTCGGTACGGCGGTCGGGTTCGCCTTCGCGAGCTCGGCGCCGGTGATCATCACGATCTTCCTCTCCATCGGGTTGGGGCTCGCGACGCCCTTCTTGTTGGCCGCCGCCTTCCCGGGTTGGGCCCGGCGGATGCCGCGCTCGGGCCCGTGGATGAGCGACCTGCGCGGGTTCCTCGCCTTCGCCCTGCTGCTCACGGTGGTATGGCTCCTGTGGATCCTGGGCCGGGCGAGTGGACCCGAGGCGGTGATCGCCACGCTGATGTTGCTGGTGGCCGTGGCCTTCGTCGGATTCCTGCTGGGCCTGCTGCAACGACGCGGCGTGTCGGTCTCGGCCGCCGTCTTCGCCGTGGCGATGATCGCGGTGACCACGGCCGGGATCGGCGCCATCGATCTCACCCCGCAGAGCCGCGCGGAGCCCGAAGCGCCAGCGATCGAGAGCGCCCTGCCCTATTCGGCAGACGCCGTCTCGGCGAGCCTCGCCGAGGGTCGCCCGGTCTTCGTCTACTTCACCGCCGACTGGTGCGTGACCTGCAAAGTGAACGAGAAGGGCGTGCTCGCGGACCCGTCGCTCGCCGAAACCCTGTCGCAGCTCGACTACGTGGTCTACCGCGCGGACTGGACGCGCCGTGACGACCGCATCCGCGGCGCACTCGCCGCGTTGGGCAAGGCCGGCGTTCCGGTCTACGCGCTCTACGCCCCCGGGGCCGCAGCGCCGCGCTTGCTCCCCGAGCTGCTCACCCGAGACGGACTGCGCACGGCCCTTCGCGAAGTCGCCGGCGCCGCGCCCCGGTCGTGA